The following coding sequences are from one Hymenobacter sp. DG25A window:
- the deoC gene encoding deoxyribose-phosphate aldolase, translating into MRTPSPAELAARIDHTLLRPDATQAQIAQLCAEAAQHRFASVCVPPAFVRYAVEELYGTGVPVCTVVGFPLGYQIAKVKFFEAHQALTDGAREIDVVMNIAAFKSGQLEEVEEELGQLTELCRFKNALLKVIIETALLSEEEIITACQLCAEAGVDFVKTSTGFASRGASVADIVLMRRHLPARIRIKAAGGIRTRTAALALVAAGADRLGSSNSVALLQPDETPATS; encoded by the coding sequence ATGCGTACACCTTCCCCCGCTGAGTTAGCTGCCCGCATCGACCATACGCTTCTGCGCCCCGATGCCACGCAGGCCCAGATTGCGCAATTGTGCGCCGAAGCCGCGCAACACCGTTTTGCCTCCGTATGCGTGCCACCCGCCTTTGTGCGGTATGCGGTGGAGGAGCTGTACGGTACCGGCGTGCCCGTTTGCACCGTAGTGGGCTTTCCGCTGGGGTATCAGATTGCCAAGGTGAAGTTCTTTGAAGCCCACCAGGCCCTGACCGACGGTGCCCGCGAAATTGACGTGGTGATGAACATTGCCGCCTTTAAATCGGGGCAGCTGGAAGAAGTGGAGGAGGAGCTGGGCCAGCTCACGGAGCTGTGCCGGTTTAAAAATGCCCTGCTGAAAGTGATTATTGAAACCGCGCTGCTAAGCGAGGAGGAAATCATTACTGCCTGCCAATTGTGCGCGGAAGCGGGCGTTGACTTTGTGAAAACGTCCACCGGTTTTGCCAGCCGCGGGGCTTCCGTAGCTGATATTGTATTGATGCGCCGCCATTTGCCGGCCCGGATTCGTATTAAAGCCGCGGGCGGAATTCGCACGCGCACGGCGGCCCTGGCCCTCGTGGCTGCCGGCGCCGACCGGCTCGGTTCTTCCAATAGTGTGGCTTTGCTGCAACCCGATGAAACACCTGCTACTTCGTAA
- a CDS encoding M20 family metallopeptidase — MQHLISRLKALAAESAATTVGWRQHLHAHPELSFEEFSTAAFVTEQLRQMGLNPQPLAKTGVVALIEGRNPGSRVVALRGDMDALPIQEQNEVAYKSTNPGVMHACGHDVHTSSLLGVAYILTQLRDEFEGTVKLIFQPGEEKLPGGASLMIKEGVLENPKPASVLGQHVFPMLPAGQIGIRAGRYMASTDELYLTVRGKGGHGAMPEQNLDPVLVAAHIIVAAQQIVSRRANPKLPSVLSFGKVIANGATNVIPNEVYMEGTFRTLNEEWRQEAHQHLRKLCEGLAESMGATCELEIRHGYPYLENEPQLTARVRAAAEEYLGAENVIELDQWMAAEDFAYFSQAADACFYRLGTRAADGRFASSVHTPTFDVDPKALEVGPGLMAWLTLRELAAFTTTDTDAATAETAHA, encoded by the coding sequence ATGCAGCATCTGATTTCCCGTCTTAAAGCCCTGGCCGCTGAGTCGGCCGCCACCACCGTTGGCTGGCGCCAGCACTTACACGCCCACCCGGAGCTTTCCTTTGAGGAGTTTTCTACCGCCGCTTTCGTTACCGAGCAGCTGCGCCAGATGGGCCTCAACCCCCAGCCCCTGGCCAAAACCGGCGTGGTAGCGCTTATTGAAGGCCGCAACCCCGGCAGCCGGGTAGTGGCCCTGCGCGGCGACATGGACGCGCTGCCCATTCAGGAGCAGAATGAAGTAGCGTACAAATCCACCAACCCCGGCGTGATGCACGCCTGCGGCCACGATGTGCACACTTCCTCTTTGTTAGGAGTTGCCTATATCCTCACGCAGCTGCGCGACGAGTTTGAAGGCACCGTAAAGCTGATTTTTCAGCCCGGCGAGGAAAAGCTGCCCGGTGGTGCCTCCCTTATGATCAAGGAAGGCGTGCTGGAAAACCCCAAACCCGCCAGCGTACTGGGTCAGCACGTATTTCCCATGCTGCCGGCCGGCCAAATTGGTATCCGGGCGGGCCGCTATATGGCTAGTACCGATGAGCTGTACCTGACCGTGCGTGGCAAAGGCGGCCACGGCGCCATGCCCGAGCAAAACCTGGACCCCGTGCTGGTGGCCGCCCATATCATTGTGGCGGCCCAGCAGATTGTGAGTCGTCGGGCCAATCCCAAGCTGCCTTCGGTGCTGTCCTTTGGGAAGGTTATTGCCAACGGGGCAACCAATGTTATTCCCAACGAGGTGTACATGGAAGGTACTTTCCGCACCCTGAATGAGGAGTGGCGCCAGGAAGCCCACCAGCACCTGCGCAAGCTCTGCGAAGGTCTGGCCGAGTCTATGGGTGCCACCTGCGAGCTGGAAATCCGGCACGGCTACCCCTACCTGGAAAACGAGCCTCAGCTCACGGCCCGCGTGCGCGCCGCAGCGGAAGAATATCTGGGCGCAGAAAACGTAATTGAGCTGGACCAGTGGATGGCCGCCGAGGACTTCGCCTATTTCTCGCAGGCCGCTGATGCCTGTTTCTACCGCCTAGGTACCCGCGCCGCCGATGGCCGCTTTGCCTCCTCCGTGCATACCCCCACTTTCGACGTCGACCCCAAAGCCCTGGAAGTGGGCCCCGGCTTGATGGCCTGGCTGACGTTGCGTGAACTGGCGGCTTTTACTACTACTGATACTGACGCGGCCACGGCCGAAACGGCCCATGCGTAA